A genomic region of Erythrobacter sp. SCSIO 43205 contains the following coding sequences:
- a CDS encoding ABC transporter permease/substrate-binding protein, which yields MSEIFDIMLGLGDKFAAHIVLSASAIGLGILVALPLAIWASRSPTVARITLGFASLVQTIPALALLALFFPILLSLRAVFGEDLPTLGFLPALLALALYALLPILRNAVTAQANLDPQLLEAADGVGMTGWQKLRLVEAPLSAPFIMAGIRTASVWTIGAATLSTTIGQPGLGDPIFAGLQTQNWALVVAGCLASAGLALAADALLGTVERGLAKRRKWQWGAGLIGVALGLGAALYAQGGGEDEDTIIIASKQFSENLILSRLIGSQLEEAGFTVAYRDGLGSAVVHSAVASSSVDISVDYTGTIWTNEMKRADNPGREAMYETIVQWERANTGIHVLGRLGFENAYAFAMRADRAEELGAKTLEDIVPIAPQLTFGGDPEFFERPEWKAVRDAYGLRVGETRNFSPTFMYNALKSGEADAISAYTSDGRLAVDRFVILEDPREALPSYDAMVMLSPRVSEDEVLLEALTPLLGAIPVEWMREANYSVDREDEEKVTPEVAAERLADKIGL from the coding sequence ATGAGCGAGATTTTCGACATTATGCTGGGCCTTGGCGACAAGTTTGCAGCGCATATTGTGCTGTCAGCAAGCGCGATCGGGCTTGGCATTCTGGTAGCCTTGCCGCTTGCGATCTGGGCCAGCCGTTCACCAACCGTTGCGCGCATCACATTGGGCTTTGCCAGCCTTGTGCAAACCATTCCCGCGCTCGCTCTGCTGGCGCTCTTTTTTCCCATCTTGCTCAGCCTTCGCGCCGTGTTCGGAGAAGATTTGCCGACGCTGGGCTTTTTGCCCGCGCTCCTTGCCTTGGCGCTCTACGCGCTGCTTCCAATCTTGCGCAACGCAGTCACCGCGCAGGCCAATCTCGACCCGCAATTGCTGGAAGCGGCGGACGGTGTGGGCATGACCGGCTGGCAAAAATTGCGCCTTGTCGAAGCGCCCTTGTCCGCGCCTTTTATCATGGCGGGCATTCGCACCGCGAGCGTTTGGACCATCGGTGCAGCCACGCTTTCGACCACTATCGGACAGCCGGGATTGGGCGACCCGATCTTTGCGGGGCTGCAAACGCAAAACTGGGCATTGGTGGTGGCAGGTTGCCTTGCCAGTGCCGGACTTGCTTTGGCCGCCGATGCACTTCTCGGAACGGTCGAGCGGGGCCTTGCCAAACGACGAAAATGGCAATGGGGTGCAGGGCTGATAGGCGTTGCACTTGGCCTTGGCGCGGCGCTTTATGCGCAAGGCGGGGGCGAGGATGAGGACACGATCATCATCGCTTCAAAACAGTTTTCGGAAAATCTAATCCTTTCCCGCCTGATCGGCTCACAGCTCGAAGAGGCGGGCTTTACTGTCGCCTATCGAGACGGATTGGGCTCTGCTGTGGTGCACAGCGCGGTGGCCTCCTCCAGCGTCGATATATCGGTCGACTATACCGGCACGATCTGGACCAATGAGATGAAGCGCGCCGACAATCCGGGTCGCGAGGCGATGTATGAAACCATCGTTCAATGGGAGCGCGCGAACACCGGTATCCATGTGCTGGGCCGCCTGGGATTTGAGAACGCCTATGCCTTTGCGATGCGCGCTGACCGGGCGGAGGAATTGGGCGCGAAGACGCTTGAGGACATCGTCCCCATCGCGCCGCAGCTGACATTCGGGGGCGATCCTGAATTTTTTGAGCGACCTGAATGGAAAGCGGTGCGCGATGCCTATGGTTTGCGGGTCGGGGAGACGCGCAATTTCTCGCCCACCTTCATGTATAATGCGCTGAAATCTGGCGAGGCCGACGCGATCAGCGCCTATACCTCCGACGGGCGGTTGGCAGTGGATCGCTTCGTCATCCTCGAAGACCCGCGTGAGGCATTACCCAGCTACGATGCGATGGTGATGCTCTCCCCGCGCGTGAGCGAAGACGAGGTACTTCTTGAAGCGCTTACCCCACTGCTGGGCGCTATCCCGGTGGAGTGGATGCGCGAGGCAAATTATTCGGTCGATCGCGAAGATGAAGAGAAAGTCACGCCAGAGGTCGCGGCTGAACGGTTGGCCGACAAGATCGGGCTGTAG
- a CDS encoding ATP-binding cassette domain-containing protein, with product MSAHDESASGALIRFENAERRYGEVVAVGGVTLDITAGSFVALVGSSGSGKSTLLKMVNTLVEPTGGRVLFAGDDVTTLPQAQLRRRVGYVFQGIGLFPHYTVAENIAMGPRLAGEKLARTRIEELLELVELERDMASRMPDELSGGQRQRVGVARALAGDPEILIMDEPFGALDPITRDALGEKVRELHVKLGLTTVMVTHDMAEALLLADRVLVMSAGEVVADESPQALLAGAGGEIAQSLVAVPRAQAERLARMEGDAP from the coding sequence ATGTCTGCACACGATGAAAGCGCTAGCGGCGCGCTGATCCGGTTTGAAAATGCTGAGCGCCGCTACGGCGAGGTTGTGGCCGTGGGCGGGGTGACGCTGGATATTACGGCTGGCAGTTTTGTCGCGCTTGTGGGCTCGTCGGGATCGGGCAAATCGACGCTTCTCAAAATGGTCAATACGCTGGTGGAGCCCACCGGGGGCCGCGTGCTGTTTGCGGGCGATGATGTGACCACGCTCCCGCAAGCGCAATTGCGCCGCCGGGTGGGGTATGTTTTTCAGGGGATCGGTCTGTTCCCGCATTACACCGTGGCTGAAAACATCGCGATGGGGCCGCGGCTGGCGGGCGAAAAGCTGGCCCGTACCCGGATCGAGGAACTCCTCGAACTGGTCGAACTTGAGCGCGATATGGCAAGCCGTATGCCCGATGAGCTATCGGGAGGCCAGCGCCAGCGGGTTGGCGTCGCGCGGGCGCTGGCGGGCGACCCGGAAATTCTCATCATGGATGAACCCTTTGGCGCATTGGACCCGATTACCCGCGATGCGCTGGGTGAAAAGGTGCGCGAGCTTCACGTAAAACTTGGCCTTACGACAGTGATGGTGACGCACGATATGGCCGAGGCGCTGCTTCTCGCAGACCGCGTGTTGGTGATGAGCGCAGGCGAGGTTGTCGCAGACGAAAGCCCGCAAGCGCTCCTTGCCGGGGCAGGCGGCGAAATTGCGCAAAGCCTCGTCGCGGTCCCGCGCGCGCAGGCGGAGCGATTGGCGCGAATGGAGGGTGATGCTCCATGA
- a CDS encoding isovaleryl-CoA dehydrogenase has product MRATPDFDFQLGESAEMIRESVGRFVDEQLMPLGDKIDREDYFPREEVWRAMGDLGMHGITVDEEDGGLGLGYIEHVIAVEEVARASASLSLSYGAHSNLCINQIRRWATPEQKAKYLPKLISGEHVGSLAMSEAGAGSDVVSMKLKADAIEGGYVLNGTKFWITNASEADTLVVYAKTDGAAGSRGITAFLIEKGMPGFSIGQKIEKVGMRGSPTAELVFDNCEVPEENVMGPVNGGVGVLMSGLDYERVVLAGLSIGIMQACLDTVIPYVRERKQFGKPIGSFQLMQGKIADMYVALQTARAYVYAVAKACDANQTTRFDAAGAILYASENSFKVAAESVQALGGAGYTTDWPVERYMRDAKLLDIGAGTNEIRRMLIGRELIGAGG; this is encoded by the coding sequence ATGCGAGCCACCCCTGATTTCGATTTCCAGCTGGGCGAATCTGCTGAAATGATCCGCGAAAGTGTGGGCCGTTTTGTCGATGAACAGCTCATGCCATTGGGCGATAAAATCGACCGTGAGGATTATTTCCCGCGCGAGGAAGTGTGGCGCGCAATGGGCGATCTGGGGATGCACGGAATCACCGTCGATGAAGAAGATGGCGGGCTTGGCCTTGGATATATCGAACACGTGATCGCGGTCGAAGAGGTCGCGCGGGCAAGCGCGTCGCTCTCCTTATCCTACGGCGCGCACTCCAACCTTTGCATCAATCAAATCCGCCGCTGGGCTACGCCTGAACAAAAAGCAAAGTATCTGCCCAAACTGATCAGCGGGGAGCACGTCGGCTCGCTCGCCATGTCGGAAGCGGGCGCGGGTTCTGACGTTGTGTCGATGAAACTGAAGGCCGACGCGATTGAGGGCGGTTATGTGCTGAATGGCACCAAGTTTTGGATCACCAATGCAAGCGAGGCGGACACGCTGGTGGTCTACGCCAAGACCGACGGTGCCGCTGGTTCGCGCGGGATTACGGCATTCCTCATCGAAAAAGGTATGCCCGGCTTTTCCATCGGTCAGAAGATCGAGAAGGTTGGTATGCGTGGCTCTCCCACCGCAGAGCTGGTCTTCGACAATTGCGAAGTGCCCGAAGAAAACGTAATGGGCCCGGTCAATGGCGGCGTCGGCGTTTTGATGAGCGGTCTTGATTATGAACGCGTGGTGCTCGCCGGGCTTTCGATCGGTATCATGCAGGCGTGTCTCGACACGGTCATCCCTTACGTTCGCGAGCGTAAGCAATTCGGCAAACCCATCGGCTCGTTCCAGCTCATGCAGGGCAAGATCGCGGATATGTATGTCGCTCTGCAAACCGCGCGCGCCTATGTTTATGCGGTGGCCAAAGCGTGTGATGCGAACCAGACAACCCGCTTCGATGCGGCGGGCGCGATCCTTTATGCGAGCGAGAACTCGTTCAAAGTCGCAGCCGAAAGCGTCCAAGCGCTGGGCGGCGCAGGCTACACCACCGACTGGCCGGTCGAGCGTTATATGCGCGATGCGAAGCTTCTGGATATTGGCGCTGGCACCAATGAGATCCGCCGGATGCTGATCGGGCGCGAATTGATTGGGGCTGGCGGGTGA
- a CDS encoding carboxyl transferase domain-containing protein, translated as MTAPVLTTKLDIEAPEAKARAEHNRALASDLRKAVAKASLGGPERSRERHVSRGKLLPRERVERLLDPGSPFLEIGQLAANGMYEGDVNAASIICGIGRVSGRQVMIVCNDATVKGGTYYPMTVKKHLRAQEIAQENRLPCIYLVDSGGANLPHQAEVFPDRDHFGRIFFNQANMSALGIPQIACVMGSCTAGGAYVPAMSDETVIVRNQGTIFLAGPPLVKAATGEEISAEDLGGGDLHARKSGVVDHLAENDEHALTIVRDIVSQLGANTGAAKDIALKDPRPPKFDADDLYSIVPDDVRAPYDVKEVIARLVDGSEFHEFKAHYGSTLVCGFAHIWGMPVGIIANNGVLFSESAQKGAHFIELACQRRIPLLFLQNISGFMVGGKYEAEGIAKHGAKLVTAVATASVPKITVVIGGSFGAGNYGMAGRAYSPRFLFTWPNARISVMGGEQAASVLATVHRDADKWSEEEAEAFKAPIRQKYEDEGNPYYATARLWDDGVIDPVQTRDVLGLAFAATLEAPIAERPQFGVFRM; from the coding sequence ATGACTGCACCCGTTCTCACCACCAAGCTCGACATCGAAGCGCCTGAGGCGAAGGCGCGCGCGGAGCATAACAGAGCGCTTGCGAGCGACCTTCGCAAAGCGGTCGCAAAGGCCTCGCTCGGCGGGCCGGAGCGTAGCCGCGAGCGGCATGTGTCGCGCGGGAAACTCTTGCCCCGTGAGCGGGTGGAGCGGCTGCTCGATCCGGGTTCACCTTTCCTCGAAATCGGCCAGCTTGCCGCCAATGGGATGTATGAGGGTGATGTGAACGCTGCCTCCATCATCTGCGGCATCGGGCGCGTCTCGGGGCGTCAGGTAATGATCGTTTGCAACGATGCGACGGTGAAGGGCGGCACCTACTATCCGATGACGGTGAAGAAGCACCTTCGCGCGCAGGAAATCGCGCAGGAAAACCGCCTGCCGTGCATCTACCTCGTCGATAGCGGCGGGGCGAACCTCCCGCATCAGGCGGAGGTTTTTCCCGACCGCGATCACTTTGGGCGCATCTTCTTTAATCAGGCGAATATGTCGGCGCTTGGCATCCCGCAGATTGCCTGTGTGATGGGCTCTTGCACGGCGGGCGGCGCGTACGTTCCCGCTATGTCCGATGAGACGGTGATTGTGAGGAACCAAGGCACGATTTTCCTCGCTGGCCCTCCGCTGGTGAAGGCGGCGACGGGTGAGGAAATCAGCGCCGAGGATCTTGGCGGCGGTGACCTTCACGCGAGAAAATCGGGCGTGGTCGATCACTTGGCCGAGAATGACGAGCACGCGCTCACCATCGTGCGTGATATTGTCAGCCAGCTGGGCGCGAACACGGGGGCTGCCAAGGACATAGCATTGAAAGACCCGCGCCCGCCAAAGTTCGACGCTGACGACCTCTATTCCATTGTGCCCGACGATGTGCGCGCGCCTTATGATGTGAAAGAGGTGATTGCGCGGCTGGTGGACGGGTCCGAGTTCCACGAGTTCAAAGCGCATTACGGCTCAACGCTCGTTTGCGGGTTTGCGCATATCTGGGGGATGCCGGTCGGGATTATCGCCAATAACGGCGTGCTGTTCTCCGAAAGCGCTCAAAAGGGCGCGCACTTTATCGAGCTTGCCTGCCAGCGGCGCATCCCACTTCTTTTCCTGCAAAACATCAGCGGCTTTATGGTCGGCGGCAAATATGAGGCGGAAGGGATCGCCAAGCATGGCGCAAAGCTCGTGACCGCCGTTGCCACCGCCAGTGTGCCCAAGATCACCGTGGTCATCGGCGGCAGCTTTGGCGCAGGCAATTACGGCATGGCGGGCAGGGCCTACTCCCCGCGCTTCCTCTTCACCTGGCCCAATGCGCGGATCTCGGTGATGGGCGGAGAGCAAGCCGCATCCGTGCTAGCCACCGTGCACCGCGACGCGGACAAATGGAGCGAGGAAGAGGCCGAGGCCTTCAAAGCCCCGATACGGCAGAAGTATGAGGACGAAGGCAACCCCTACTACGCCACCGCAAGGCTGTGGGATGACGGGGTGATCGATCCGGTGCAGACTAGGGATGTGCTGGGGCTGGCGTTTGCGGCGACGCTGGAGGCACCGATTGCGGAGCGGCCTCAGTTCGGTGTGTTTAGAATGTAG
- a CDS encoding HNH endonuclease has translation MAYESDLDPDQLAIMTWFKPEGAKRSKKLAITAELERDFRHWLDSECRDHDLKVHKFVFSNGQPNYRLQCTKCGFHEGAWIAKTKIRDLDSVPEGSSNAYDDYYDGRRRAWSVVQSDHFAQQDSQNALEYQEYLNSSEWRDKREKVLKRANGTCEGCLDRAATEVHHITYEHIGEEFLWELRAVCQQCHDRIHQSEEEQ, from the coding sequence ATGGCTTATGAATCAGATTTAGATCCCGACCAATTGGCTATCATGACATGGTTCAAGCCGGAGGGTGCAAAGCGTTCCAAGAAGCTTGCTATTACCGCGGAGTTAGAGCGCGACTTCCGACACTGGTTAGACTCTGAATGTCGAGATCACGATCTAAAGGTTCATAAGTTTGTCTTTTCAAACGGCCAACCGAACTATCGATTGCAATGCACGAAATGTGGCTTTCATGAAGGTGCATGGATCGCCAAGACCAAAATCAGAGATTTAGACAGCGTTCCTGAAGGTTCCTCAAACGCTTACGACGACTACTATGATGGCCGGCGCAGAGCTTGGTCGGTCGTGCAGTCAGACCACTTTGCTCAACAAGATTCTCAAAATGCGCTTGAATATCAAGAGTATCTCAATTCGTCTGAATGGCGAGATAAGCGTGAAAAGGTGCTCAAAAGAGCAAACGGAACATGCGAAGGGTGCTTGGATCGGGCGGCCACTGAAGTGCATCACATCACTTACGAGCACATTGGCGAAGAATTTCTTTGGGAGCTTAGAGCCGTTTGCCAACAATGTCATGATCGCATTCATCAAAGCGAGGAAGAGCAGTAA
- a CDS encoding lysophospholipid acyltransferase family protein has product MKHNETRNVTLLSRLVNRIILFFYHWMGWQIEERFPQGVKKCVIAGAPHTSNWDFVFFAGATKKLGIQPNFMGKHTLFQGVMRNFMLDMGGISVDRTRRANTVEQMKEEFARRTELNLVIAVEGTRSSDGKWKSGFYNIAKAAGVPIVLAYADNDKRTIGFSPPMMPTGNYGEDLLKIAEWFRSKIPDLERYKVLEQQAKDIIAGKNEF; this is encoded by the coding sequence TTGAAACATAACGAAACCCGCAATGTCACGTTGCTGTCGCGGCTCGTGAACCGGATCATTTTGTTCTTCTATCACTGGATGGGATGGCAGATCGAAGAGCGCTTTCCGCAAGGCGTGAAGAAATGCGTGATCGCGGGCGCGCCGCATACCTCCAACTGGGATTTCGTCTTCTTCGCAGGCGCGACCAAGAAGCTCGGCATCCAACCCAACTTCATGGGAAAGCACACGCTGTTCCAAGGGGTAATGCGCAATTTCATGCTCGATATGGGCGGAATTTCCGTTGACCGGACCCGCCGCGCCAACACGGTCGAGCAGATGAAAGAAGAATTCGCGCGCCGCACCGAGCTCAATCTGGTGATCGCCGTGGAAGGCACGCGAAGCTCGGACGGCAAGTGGAAATCGGGCTTTTACAACATCGCCAAGGCAGCGGGTGTACCCATCGTTTTGGCCTATGCTGACAATGACAAACGCACCATCGGCTTTAGTCCGCCCATGATGCCAACGGGCAATTACGGTGAAGACTTGCTCAAGATCGCTGAGTGGTTCCGCTCCAAAATACCCGATCTTGAACGCTACAAAGTGCTGGAACAGCAGGCCAAAGACATTATCGCGGGCAAAAACGAGTTCTAG
- a CDS encoding M50 family metallopeptidase, producing the protein MVTPGSQAEEVGRLILAGFIVMALPALPFGNYLVYPFTIVTTWFHEMGHGLAAQLLGQDFVRLQIFADGSGVAESRIASDASRLLRAGIAAGGPLGPIFVGSALILASAHPKLWRPALWGLSAALFASVILYVRSSTGFAVLPLIALTLALIAWKAAPGFNRFALQFLGVLGAMSMLNDCRYFFTEEVVIGGRSMLSDTGQIEAALLLPHWVWAILILLTSAIMVGASLKYALSEKRRLALQPKRPANVLQFRRLTDRDR; encoded by the coding sequence ATGGTCACACCGGGAAGTCAGGCGGAGGAAGTTGGCCGTCTTATCCTTGCAGGCTTTATCGTGATGGCGCTGCCTGCGCTCCCCTTTGGCAATTACCTCGTCTACCCCTTCACCATTGTGACCACATGGTTTCATGAAATGGGCCACGGACTGGCTGCGCAATTGTTGGGGCAGGACTTTGTCCGCTTGCAGATATTTGCCGATGGCTCCGGTGTCGCGGAAAGCCGGATCGCCAGCGACGCATCGCGCCTTCTGCGCGCAGGGATCGCAGCGGGAGGGCCCCTTGGCCCGATTTTCGTTGGCTCAGCCCTGATCCTCGCAAGCGCGCACCCAAAACTGTGGCGTCCGGCCCTTTGGGGTTTGTCAGCGGCCCTGTTTGCCTCGGTTATCCTCTATGTACGCTCAAGCACAGGCTTTGCGGTTCTGCCGCTGATTGCCCTCACCCTTGCTCTCATCGCATGGAAAGCCGCGCCCGGCTTCAACCGCTTTGCCCTGCAGTTTCTGGGCGTGCTGGGTGCGATGAGTATGCTGAACGATTGCAGATATTTCTTCACCGAAGAGGTTGTGATTGGCGGGCGCTCAATGCTCTCTGACACGGGCCAGATCGAAGCCGCACTTCTCCTCCCGCACTGGGTCTGGGCAATCCTCATCCTGCTGACATCGGCAATCATGGTGGGGGCGAGCCTCAAATATGCCTTATCGGAAAAACGTCGCCTTGCGCTTCAGCCCAAACGTCCTGCCAATGTCCTGCAATTCCGGCGATTGACAGACCGCGACCGCTAA